Proteins found in one Pempheris klunzingeri isolate RE-2024b chromosome 6, fPemKlu1.hap1, whole genome shotgun sequence genomic segment:
- the klhl30 gene encoding kelch-like protein 30: MVRNVDDLDFCLSSHPQSILEGLRSLCSHPKLVDVTLSAGGRDFPCHRGVLALCSTYFRSMFSGDFVESIAARVELQDVDPDILSSLLDFAYTGKLTINQSNVEGLICTSSRLQFQTVRAVCSRYLQHQIDATNCLGILEFGAIHGCPEVMAKAWAFLLENFEGVQQGEEFLLLEKDRLVSCLSDEGLQIRSECTRVEAILKWVRHLKESRLCNLPELLTLARPSLLSLDYLCDTLLKDSLVQASPSCREALEKIHREKMDLAPEYMDRLDSQSPQPNLQEVLFVMGGRSLDDSDDDDSDEEDRDPRLQRLLLRNCAFYNTKTKQWHELPNFPNPNKWGFSMVSLNNDVYVTGGSRGSNTNTWSTTETWKYITREGRWVTVAPMLRPRTNHTSATLNGEIYVIGGTTADRAEVEHYDPYNDTWALTCPALKYVTNFTATACHGKLYVIGSCAVKYNALTMQCYNPVIDSWISICSPFIPKYLSSPRSVCVEGIIYLVADNTKKVYSYDPEANMWQKVQLLHMLHENGGLVTLNGKLFVTGGHWKGMEGDYGVEVEVYNRTSNTWELESFLPRLWFYSGVCTIFLDPSQWPELFPIDST, encoded by the exons ATGGTGCGCAATGTGGATGACCTGGACTTCTGCCTGTCCTCCCATCCTCAGAGCATCCTGGAGGGCTTGCGCTCCCTCTGCTCTCACCCCAAACTGGTGGATGTGACACTGAGCGCAGGCGGTCGGGACTTCCCCTGTCACCGCGGCGTGTTGGCCCTCTGCAGCACGTACTTCCGCAGCATGTTCTCAGGGGACTTTGTGGAGAGCATAGCTGCGCGCGTGGAGCTTCAGGATGTTGATCCCGACATACTCAGCAGCTTGCTGGACTTTGCCTACACAGGCAAACTGACCATCAACCAGAGCAACGTGGAGGGGCTGATCTGCACCTCCAGCCGGCTGCAGTTCCAGACAGTGAGAGCCGTGTGCAGCCGATACCTTCAGCACCAGATTGATGCGACCAACTGTCTGGGCATCCTGGAGTTTGGCGCTATCCATGGCTGCCCTGAGGTCATGGCCAAAGCGTGGGCCTTCCTCTTGGAGAACTTTGAGGGTGTACAACAAGGTGAGGAGTTTCTCCTATTGGAAAAGGACAGGCTGGTTTCCTGCCTCTCCGACGAAGGACTACAAATCCGGTCAGAGTGCACACGTGTGGAGGCCATCCTGAAATGGGTCAGGCACCTCAAGGAGTCTCGGCTGTGCAACCTCCCTGAACTCCTCACCTTAGCCCGTCCCTCTCTGCTCAGCCTGGATTACCTGTGTGACACCCTACTGAAGGACAGCCTGGTGCAGGCCTCTCCCAGCTGCAGAGAGGCCCTGGAAAAAATTCATAGAGAG AAAATGGATCTGGCGCCAGAATATATGGACAGACTTGACTCTCAGAGCCCACAACCAAACCTGCAAGAGGTGCTGTTCGTAATGGGAGGCCGTTCGCTGGATGACTCGGACGATGACGACTCTGATGAAGAGGACCGAGACCCAAGGCTGCAACGACTGCTGCTCAGGAACTGTGCCTTCTACAACACCAAGACAA aaCAGTGGCATGAGCTCCCTAATTTCCCCAACCCTAACAAGTGGGGTTTCTCCATGGTCTCCTTGAACAATGATGTGTATGTCACAG GGGGCTCGCGGGGTTCAAATACCAACACCTGGTCAACCACGGAGACCTGGAAATACATCACAAGAGAGGGGAGGTGGGTTACTGTGGCACCCATGCTCCGTCCTCGGACTAACCACACGTCCGCAACGCTCAACGGGGAGATTTACGTCATTGGAg GAACAACAGCAGATCGCGCTGAAGTTGAGCATTACGACCCTTACAACGACACCTGGGCCTTGACGTGCCCCGCCTTAAAATACGTGACTAACTTCACCGCCACGGCGTGTCACGGGAAGCTCTATGTGATTGGCTCGTGTGCCGTGAAGTACAACGCTTTGACCATGCAGTGTTACAACCCTGTAATAG atAGCTGGATCAGCATATGTTCGCCCTTCATCCCCAAGTATCTGTCTTCTCCCcgttctgtctgtgtggaagGAATTATATATCTGGTTGCTGACAACACTAAGAAAGTCTACTCATATGATCCAGAGGCGAACATGTGGCAGAAG GTCCAGCTTCTCCACATGCTCCATGAGAACGGCGGCCTGGTAACGCTGAATGGCAAACTGTTTGTCACTGGAGGCCATTGGAAAGGTATGGAGGGGGACTACGGGGTGGAAGTGGAGGTTTACAACCGCACCTCCAACACCTGGGAGCTGGAGAGCTTCCTGCCAAGGCTTTGGTTCTACAGCGGAGTCTGCACCATCTTCCTAGACCCATCCCAGTGGCCTGAGCTTTTCCCCATCGATTCAACATAA
- the scly gene encoding selenocysteine lyase — protein MAKQSDDITWVKGHTFMDHTFHHYSEMNLDRIYMDYNATTPLEPEVIQAISEALQDSWGNPSSNYIAGAKAKAIINQSRENVARMVGGKAEDIIFTSGGTEANNLVLHTAVEHFRRKCAAAQQGEGLQNGSEGLPHIITSNVEHDSVKLVAEHLQKDGKADVTFVPVSKVTARVEVEDIVAAVRPNTCLISVMLANNETGVIMPVQEICQRVRSLNKQRERLRILIHTDAAQALGKIRVDAYELGVDYLTIVGHKFYAPRIGALYVNSPGTRTPLYPMLFGGGQERNFRPGTENTPMIAGLGKAAELVSSNLSDYITHMQSTKLYLEERLKAVFKDKIHFNSHYPGSDILPNTCNVSILGPTLQGWRVLSNCRRLLASIGAACHSDSGNSPSPILLSCGVSSEVAANALRLSVGRGTTKADVDAVVEDLRETVQLLEEMD, from the exons ATGGCCAAACAGTCTGATGACATCACCTGGGTAAAGGGTCACACCTTCATGGACCATACCTTCCACCATTATTCAGAAATGAATTTAGACAG GATCTACATGGACTACAATGCCACGACACCGCTGGAACCAGAAGTGATCCAGGCCATTTCTGAAGCCCTCCAGGATTCCTGGGGAAACCCCAGTAGCAATTATATAGCAG GTGCTAAAGCCAAGGCAATCATTAATCAGTCCAGAGAGAATGTGGCAAGAATGGTAGGAGGTAAAGCAGAGGACATAATATTCACATCAGGCGGAACAGAG GCCAATAACCTGGTGCTCCACACTGCTGTAGAGCACTTCAGGAGAAAGTGCGCGGCTGCGCAGCAAGGAGAAGGGCTCCAGAATGGAAGCGAGGGCCTTCCTCACATCATCACCTCTAATGTGGAACATGACTCGGTCAAACTAGTAGCTGAGCACCTACAGAAAGACGGCAAGGCAG ATGTGACATTTGTACCGGTGTCTAAGGTGACAGCCCgtgtggaggtggaggacattGTTGCTGCAGTGCGTCCCAACACTTGTCTCATCTCTGTCATGCTGGCCAACAATGAGACAGGGGTCATTATG CCAGTCCAAGAGATCTGCCAGAGAGTAAGATCTCTCAACAAGCAGCGCGAGCGGCTCAGGATCCTGATCCACACTGATGCCGCTCAGGCCCTGGGCAAAATCCGAGTAGATGCCTATGAGCTGGGAGTGGATTACCTTACCATCGTGGGACACAAG TTCTATGCCCCTCGGATTGGTGCTCTGTACGTGAACAGCCCTGGGACAAGAACACCACTGTATCCGATGCTGtttggaggaggacaggagagaaaCTTCAGACCAGG cacagaaaacacaccaaTGATTGCTGGTTTGGGTAAG GCTGCAGAGTTGGTGAGCTCTAATCTGTCAGATTATATAACTCACATGCAAAGTACCAAACTCTACTTGGAAGAACGACTGAAG GCCGTCTTTAAAGACAAGATCCACTTCAACAGCCATTACCCCGGCTCTGATATCCTCCCCAACACATGTAACGTGTCCATCCTGGGCCCAACATTACAAG GCTGGAGGGTATTGTCAAACTGTAGGAGGCTGCTGGCCAGCATTGGTGCCGCCTGCCACTCAGACAGTGGAAACAG TCCTTCCCCTATCCTCCTGAGCTGTGGCGTCTCCTCGGAGGTGGCAGCTAATGCCCTGAGGTTGAGCGTGGGCAGGGGCACGACCAAAGCAGACGTGGATGCAGTCGTGGAGGACCTGAGGGAAACAGTGCAACTGCTGGAAGAAATGGACTGA
- the espnla gene encoding espin-like protein, translating to MVLHRAIQAARAGDVATLRELASSGHLSPAITDAQGASSVHHAARCGRLECLQFLVSELGLAADARALNRATPAHDAAATGHIRELQWLVDHGGCNIEDRDAAGATALHLAARFGCVEVIKWLLSAGGVAEVETNCGAVPAHYAAANGDLTCLKLLVQQAPGCVNHQTGIGATPLYLACQEGHLHVVEYLVNDCRADVQRRAHDGMTCLHAAAHMGHQAVVVFLVTCTDVSLPCQDRYGATALHFAASRGHYCILETLLHMGSEVIKDYWGGTPLHDAAENGELECCRILLANQANPSDHDIDGFTAADLAEYNGHHECARYLCAMEKDTSCTDKPIEVTAPVEEEVKVKPTVLLQRSREDYYGSLSDTCRDSYSSNTLMDSLKQPESEESPQARYPQPPAAPPLPSASSTSDQPEKAAVNRLEQVQIATSVIKGFNQPKAAGSEITASADKTMLPDTNLLAERKLLGDMNSIKSLKQSGLSGVFTGQANKMVVLPTEEANLSDIDYLVPTHDERGRPIAEWKRQVMVRQLQARLLDEENQRRKENGNRYAKVSWRYSQAHNAILGPSGELLAEDDLIYLEQQIANVSMQRNCEGYELELARLAEELRHILPAPIVNITVNTQFRNFSSQVPLPVWCGRISGIVQSMSLLMTNLTDQPYCKMPNTDLITVFSQTPTRQNSTSGRRERIEDEIHQFGVSVRTLKSNFETQNSPLADEPEEAAVFTSSTQIDSDNQPKMPSPAPETDQNSDSGIDYDENVADVLETTSLRKERIVVLFLGHWKKSAYTVTLKSKDGAERKMSIGILDVGDRSGSGRRSSVESAQSTMMNSSLGHFFKQRSAVNKMLGNWRNIISSVPSRQIRRLHRQQALYSPEQFLPRLGGVPVEYDNLTLDLFMLGYFHILELELPVDERKMRHLLCFEVFDHVGSFPWELVRDFHKAVIQDIEAGNREWKDGFEDIKVKFFGNTVSQSESTADVVKHILPEVRQVPKVIVQTPTPDEGLLHSGTDISSFSNEEICKYIDRSFAFWKEKEAEIFDFE from the exons ATGGTGCTTCATCGGGCCATCCAGGCGGCTCGAGCAGGGGATGTTGCGACCCTGAGGGAGCTCGCGTCTTCTGGCCACCTCTCGCCAGCCATCACTGACGCTCAAGGTGCCTCCTCAGTGCACCATGCAGCGAGGTGTGGGCGCCTAGAGTGCCTGCAGTTCCTGGTGAGCGAGCTGGGGCTGGCAGCTGATGCCCGGGCCTTGAACAGGGCCACCCCAGCACATGATGCAGCAGCTACTGGCCACATCCGGGAGCTGCAGTGGCTAGTGGACCATGGAGGCTGTAACATTGAG GACAGGGATGCTGCCGGTGCCACTGCGCTGCACCTGGCAGCCCGGTTCGGTTGTGTGGAGGTTATTAAgtggctgctgtctgctggaggaGTGGCAGAGGTGGAGACAAACTGTGGCGCTGTACCTGCTCACTACGCTGCAGCCAATGGGGACCTCACCTGTTTAAAACTGCTTGTTCAGCAGGCACCTGG GTGTGTGAACCACCAGACAGGCATCGGTGCTACCCCACTCTACCTGGCCTGCCAGGAAGGGCACCTGCATGTTGTAGAGTACCTTGTGAATGACTGCCGGGCTGACGTCCAGCGGAGGGCCCACGATGGCATGACGTGtctgcatgctgctgctcacatgGGCCACCAAGCTGTGGTGGTGTTTCTG GTGACGTGTACTGATGTCAGCCTGCCCTGCCAGGACAGGTATGGAGCGACTGCTTTGCACTTTGCTGCCAGCAGAGGGCACTATTGCATCTTGGAGACGCTGCTTCACATGGGTTCAGAGGTCATCAAGGATTACTGGGGAGGGACCCCACTTCATGATGCTGCAGAGAATGGAGAGCTGGAG TGCTGTAGAATCCTGTTGGCCAATCAAGCAAACCCTTCAGATCACGATATCGACGGGTTCACAGCAGCAGACTTGGCAGAGTACAACGGACACCATGAATGTGCCAGATATCTCTGTGCCATGGAGAAAGAT ACATCCTGTACGGATAAGCCCATCGAGGTGACCGctccagtggaggaggaagtgaaggtAAAGCCGACTGTGTTGTTACAGCGCAGCAGGGAGGACTACTACGGCAGCCTGAGTGACACATGCAGGGACAGTTACAGCAGTAACACACTCATGGACAGTTTAAAG CAACCTGAGAGTGAGGAGTCTCCACAGGCGAGATACCCACAGCCCCCCGCTGCACCTCCTCTACCCTCTGCTTCGTCCACATCCGACCAGCCAGAGAAAGCTGCCGTCAACAGACTAGAGCAGGTTCAAATCGCAACATCTG TTATTAAAGGTTTCAATCAACCCAAAGCCGCTGGGAGTGAGATAACCGCCTCTGCTGATAAGACCATGTTGCCTGATACAAACCTCCTGGCCGAAAGAAAACTTCTAGGCGACATGAACTCCATTAAATCACTGAAACAATCTGGGCTATCAGGAGTCTTCACTGGACAAGCA AACAAGATGGTGGTCCTGCCCACTGAGGAGGCTAACCTGTCGGACATCGACTACCTGGTGCCCACTCACGATGAGAGGGGCCGTCCCATCGCTGAGTGGAAGAGGCAAGTCATGGTGAGACAGCTGCAGGCCAGGCTGCTGGATGAGGAGAATCAGAGGAGGAAG GAAAATGGGAACAGATATGCCAAAGTCAGCTGGAGGTATTCCCAAGCCCACAATGCCATCCTGGGGCCCTCTGgtgagctgctggctgaggatgACCTCATCTATCTGGAGCAGCAGATTGCCAACGTCTCCATGCAGAGGAACTGTGAAGGCTACGAGCTGGAGCTCGCTCGTCTAGCCGAGGAGCTCAGGCACATCCTGCCAGCCCCCATAGTGAACATCACCGTCAACACACAATTCCGAAACTTCTCAAGTCAAGTTCCTCTGCCTGTTTGGTGCGGCCGCATCTCGGGCATCGTTCAGAGCATGTCTCTGCTCATGACCAACCTGACAGACCAGCCCTACTGCAAGATGCCCAACACCGACCTGATCACCGTCTTCTCACAGACGCCAACCAGACAGAACTCCACCAGCGGACGCAGGGAGAGGATAGAGGATGAAATCCATCAGTTTGGAGTGTCTGTGAGGACTCTGAAGTCTAATTTTGAGACACAGAACTCACCTTTGGCAGATGAGCCAGAGGAGGCCGCCGTGTTCACTTCTTCCACACAGATTGATTCAGACAATCAGCCTAAAATGCCGAGTCCAGCCCCAGAAACGGACCAAAACAGCGACTCTGGCATCGACTATGATGAAAATGTCGCAGATGTTCTAGAGACCACCAGCCTTAGGAAAGAGCGTATAGTCGTGCTGTTCTTAGGCCACTGGAAGAAATCTGCCTACACTGTGACGCTGAAGAGCAAGgatggagcagagaggaagatgagcaTCGGAATCCTGGATGTGGGCGACAGGTCTGGGTCAGGCCGCAGGAGCAGCGTGGAGAGCGCTCAGTCCACGATGATGAACAGCTCTCTGGGACATTTCTTCAAGCAGAGGAGTGCTGTCAACAAGATGCTGGGCAACTGGAGGAACATCATCTCCAGTGTCCCATCCAGACAGATACGCAG ACTCCACAGGCAGCAAGCCCTGTACTCCCCAGAGCAGTTCCTACCCCGTCTGGGGGGCGTGCCGGTGGAGTACGACAACTTGACCCTGGATCTCTTCATGCTGGGCTATTTTCACATCCTGGAGCTGGAGCTACCCGTGGACGAGCGTAAAATGAGGCACCTGCTGTGTTTTGAGGTGTTCGACCACGTGGGGAGCTTCCCCTGGGAGCTGGTCAGGGACTTCCACAAGGCCGTCATACAGGACATTGAGGCAGGGAACCGCGAGTGGAAAGACGGCTTTGAGGACATTAAAGTGAAGTTCTTTGGAAACACAGTGAGTCAGTCTGAGAGCACTGCAGATGTGGTGAAACATATCCTCCCAGAGGTTAGACAGGTCCCTAAAGTCATTGTGCAGACACCCACACCTGACGAGGGATTGCTCCACAGTGGAACTGACATTTCCAGTTTTAGCAATGAAGAAATTTGTAAATACATCGACCGCAGTTTTGctttttggaaagaaaaagaggctgagatttttgattttgagtAG